The nucleotide sequence ATTTGAACGGGCCGGTGCCAATGAGCTTTTCATTGGCCGGACTGGCCATGATGTCACTGCCTGCAAAGACGTGCTTCGGCAGCACTGCGGTCAAGGCCGGCAAGGCATTGCGGATAAGCTGGAAGGGCGTCGGCTCGGAGAAATGGAAGATAGCCGTCAGATCATCCGGCGTTTCGACCTTTTCCAGCGCCTTGAAGACGACACGGCCAAGGTTTTGCAGCGGTTTCCAGACTTCCATCGCCGAAAAGGCCACATCCGCCGATGTGAAGGGCTTGCCGTCATGCCATTTGACACCATCCCGCAGGCGGAATGTCGCCGTCAGCCCGTCGGCGGAACCTTCCCAGCCAGTGGCAAGACGCGGCGCGAGACCGTTCTCGCCCTCGAAGGAGGCTTCCGCCAGAGGCTCGACCACCTTGCTTGCGACGAAGAAGACGCCATTGGATGCCACGATGGCCGGATTGAGATTGCGCGGCTCTGAATCTGCGGCCACGACCAGCCGCCCGCCTTTCTGCGCCTGACCTGCCGCAGCCGACCGTTGCGGCCAGACGGCGACGCCAGCCAAGGCGGTTGAGCCCGCCAGAAAAGCCCTACGCGACAGAACCAGTTGCGCCATATCCCGTGCCCCGCAATCTTGCCTCAGTTGTTCGCATTTCTACATCAGTCATCCATAAATGACAGGATCAAAATCTGTTACGGTGACAATAAATGCCGAAAAAGACTTCGTTTTCCGGCATTTGTAACCGTAAAGTAAAACTAATATTTCAAAGATTGGCCAGCTTATTATTGCAGTAATTCAACCTATGCGTTTGAATTATTTTTCCGCCAAAAGCTGAATTAAAGAAAATCGCCTCTTGTCAAACAGGGCTTTCTCCGTAGATCATGGTTAATTATGTGTTGTCGTATTTCGTGAGCTTCAGTTTCTGATCGGCACACATAGACCGGTGAAGAGCATTTCATGGCTCTTGTTTGAAATGCATTTGTGCGCTGCCAGTTCATCCATCCAGCGGCAAATGCCTCCTGAAAAACTGAACCACATTGGAAGAGAGGAAACAGAAATGTCCAGTTTGCTGCCCCCGCTTCATGACGGTCACGCACCGATCTATCTGCATCATGCATTTCAGGATGCAGTCGATGCCTATGAGGATTGGGCCTTGGAAACGGCCGAGCCGTCCGTTCAGATCAACGGCAAGGTGACACGGATCAGCGTCGTCTTCCGCCGCCTGTGGAACTGCACCGACATGGTGCCGCGCCATACGCTGGAAGCGCTGAAAGCTATCGTCCCGACCGGCATCATTCATGCTGAACACTGGAAGGAAACGCCCACATTCGCAGAAGCTGCCCGCATCATGCGTGTCGCTCTGGAAAGGCGCAAGGCACGACTGCTCCCGGTCGTGTGCTGATTTTCCCGAACAAATAGAAACGGGCGGATTTTCCGCCCGTTTTGCATGCCGAGGCTCAGGAAAGCCGTTTTAGACAGCAGGATCGAGCTTGCGGAAGCGCACGCGGGCGCTGCGCTCGATGGCGGCGACGGTCAATTCATCCAGCGTCCAGCGGTCACGCAGCATCTGGAGGAATTCAAGCTCTTCCTGCTCCACATGCAGATCGGCGGCCGCCACTTCGACGGCCAGCGCATAGGCCGTATCGTAGAGGCGTTCCGGCAAGGCGTCATGCGCGAGATCAAGGATTTTTTCCAGTCCGTCCTCATCCGCCAGAAGCGCATAGCAGTCGCTGGCCAGTTTCGGCAGGCGCTCCTTGTCGAAGCCCTGAAAGACCGGCAGGCGGGAAACGACATTGCCGATGGACGACAGTTCGGCATCGGTCATTGTCGTGTCCGCAGCAGACGTCGTGATCATGATGTAGACAAGCGCATCCTGCGGCGTGATCTTTTTCATCGGGCTACTCCTGTACAACATGATCGGAATCATCATTTCATTGGAATTGACGGGAAAATTAGGAAGCCTCACGCGGTTACGCAAGGAAATTCGGCACTGACCGTTGACGGCACCGGGGTTGCCGCGCCATAGAGCAGGGGTGCGCATTTCGCGCATCGTTTTCAAAGAATAAAGCCCTTCACAGGATATCAGGATAAAATCATGACTTCGCACCGCCTTCCCGAAATCACGCTGACCCCGGAACTGACCGCGGCGGCTGCGGAAGCGAAAGCATGGCCCTTTGAAGAGGCGAAGAAAATCCTCAAGCGCTATGAGAAGACCGGCCTGCCCGATACGGTGATCTTCGAAACCGGCTATGGCCCATCCGGCCTGCCGCATA is from Brucella intermedia LMG 3301 and encodes:
- a CDS encoding tellurite resistance TerB family protein encodes the protein MKKITPQDALVYIMITTSAADTTMTDAELSSIGNVVSRLPVFQGFDKERLPKLASDCYALLADEDGLEKILDLAHDALPERLYDTAYALAVEVAAADLHVEQEELEFLQMLRDRWTLDELTVAAIERSARVRFRKLDPAV